In Aequorivita sp. H23M31, a single window of DNA contains:
- a CDS encoding NAD(P)H-dependent glycerol-3-phosphate dehydrogenase, which yields MTNKTKFAVFGGGSWATAIVKMLCENQNEVGWYMRSTSTIDHLKKHGNNPNYISSVEFDLNQLYLSNDIDEMASWADYLIFVIPSAFLHLELEKLTVSLENKVIFSAIKGIVPETSLIVGDHFNTFYKVPFNNIGIISGPCHAEEVALERLSYLTIASADSTKAEIVANALRSDYIRCTTSDDVLGTEYAAMLKNIYAVAAGIAHGLGYGDNFQSVLMSNAIREMKKYVKRVHKMKRDINDSAYLGDLLVTGYSIFSRNRMFGTMIGKGYTVKSAQLELSQIAEGYYATKSAYHLNQQKGKKKAKTPIIDAVYQILYENKDPKKTFKKLTEKLD from the coding sequence ATGACAAATAAAACCAAATTTGCCGTTTTTGGTGGGGGAAGTTGGGCCACAGCCATTGTAAAAATGTTATGTGAAAACCAAAATGAAGTGGGTTGGTATATGCGTAGCACCTCGACAATTGATCACCTTAAGAAACATGGGAACAATCCAAATTATATAAGTTCCGTAGAATTTGATCTCAATCAATTATACCTCAGTAATGATATAGATGAAATGGCATCATGGGCAGACTACCTTATTTTTGTTATTCCGTCTGCATTTCTTCATCTTGAGCTCGAAAAACTCACGGTATCATTAGAAAATAAAGTGATTTTTTCTGCGATTAAAGGGATCGTCCCGGAAACAAGCCTGATTGTAGGAGATCATTTTAATACCTTTTACAAAGTTCCTTTTAATAATATTGGAATTATCTCAGGTCCTTGCCACGCCGAGGAGGTGGCTCTGGAAAGGCTTTCGTACCTTACCATTGCCAGCGCAGATAGCACCAAGGCCGAAATCGTTGCCAATGCCCTAAGAAGCGATTATATAAGGTGCACCACCAGTGACGACGTTCTTGGCACGGAATACGCTGCTATGTTGAAAAATATTTATGCTGTGGCGGCAGGTATTGCGCATGGGTTGGGCTACGGAGACAACTTTCAAAGCGTTTTGATGAGCAACGCAATTCGTGAGATGAAGAAATACGTGAAGCGCGTTCATAAAATGAAACGGGACATAAATGACTCTGCCTATTTAGGAGATCTTTTGGTTACTGGATACTCTATTTTCAGTAGAAATAGAATGTTTGGAACTATGATTGGAAAAGGTTATACCGTAAAAAGCGCCCAACTAGAGCTTAGCCAGATTGCCGAAGGTTACTACGCCACGAAAAGCGCCTATCACCTAAACCAACAAAAAGGAAAGAAAAAGGCCAAAACTCCTATTATAGATGCCGTGTACCAAATTCTATATGAGAATAAAGATCCCAAAAAAACATTCAAAAAGCTAACGGAAAAGCTGGATTGA
- a CDS encoding T9SS type A sorting domain-containing protein — MSNFSPGMYVLKIKTDNGIFPSKIVKD; from the coding sequence ATAAGTAATTTCTCTCCCGGAATGTATGTGCTTAAGATTAAAACTGATAACGGAATTTTTCCTTCTAAGATAGTAAAGGATTAA
- the nadD gene encoding nicotinate (nicotinamide) nucleotide adenylyltransferase: protein MKPKKTGLFFGTFNPIHIGHLIIGNYMVEFSDLDEVWFVVTPHNPLKKKKTLLEDHHRLAMVRIAVEDFPKLRVSNVEFDLPQPNYTINTLVHLEEKYPNHTYCLIMGEDNLKSFPKWKNYNIILDRYPIYVYPRISNGNVDSQFYTSPDGGKKIYHEKIKMVDAPIIELSSTFIRKGIKSGKNIRPMLPAEVWKYLDEMNFYK from the coding sequence TTGAAACCAAAAAAAACAGGACTTTTCTTCGGAACTTTCAATCCAATCCATATTGGGCATTTGATTATTGGCAATTATATGGTGGAATTTAGTGATTTGGATGAGGTTTGGTTCGTGGTAACTCCACACAATCCCCTTAAAAAGAAAAAAACCTTATTAGAAGACCACCATAGATTAGCAATGGTTAGAATTGCTGTGGAGGATTTCCCAAAGCTAAGGGTGAGTAATGTTGAATTCGATCTTCCGCAGCCCAATTATACCATAAATACCTTGGTGCATTTAGAGGAAAAATATCCTAATCACACTTATTGTTTGATAATGGGAGAAGATAATTTAAAGAGTTTTCCAAAATGGAAAAACTATAATATTATCTTGGATCGCTACCCGATTTACGTATATCCCAGAATCTCAAATGGGAATGTTGATTCCCAATTTTATACTTCTCCAGATGGAGGGAAGAAAATTTACCACGAAAAGATTAAAATGGTTGATGCCCCAATTATCGAACTCTCCTCCACCTTTATTCGGAAAGGAATAAAGTCTGGAAAGAATATCCGTCCTATGCTACCGGCAGAGGTTTGGAAATATTTAGATGAAATGAATTTTTATAAATAA
- the gmk gene encoding guanylate kinase yields the protein MNSTKGGKLIVFSAPSGSGKTTIVQHLLKQKDLNLEFSVSCTSRDARGDERDGENYYFISLKEFKQHIKNGDFLEWEEVYRDNFYGTLKTEVERIWSNGKNVIFDIDVVGGLRIKKKFPEKTLAVFVKPPSIDELKIRLKKRKTESDDRINMRIAKASVELATAPQFDYIIKNHDLPTALDEAHTLVADFITKGCE from the coding sequence ATGAACTCAACTAAAGGAGGCAAATTAATAGTATTCTCAGCACCCTCGGGCAGTGGAAAAACTACTATAGTACAACATTTATTAAAACAAAAAGACCTAAACCTAGAGTTTTCCGTTTCTTGTACTTCCCGCGACGCACGTGGGGATGAAAGGGACGGAGAAAACTATTATTTTATTTCATTAAAGGAATTCAAGCAACATATAAAAAATGGCGATTTCCTGGAATGGGAAGAGGTCTACCGCGATAACTTCTACGGAACATTAAAAACCGAAGTAGAACGCATTTGGAGCAATGGGAAAAATGTCATTTTTGATATTGACGTAGTTGGCGGCCTTCGCATAAAAAAGAAATTTCCTGAAAAAACCCTTGCTGTTTTCGTAAAACCGCCAAGCATTGACGAATTAAAAATCCGACTTAAAAAACGCAAAACCGAAAGTGACGATCGTATAAACATGCGGATCGCAAAAGCTTCCGTTGAGCTGGCAACGGCGCCCCAATTTGATTACATTATAAAAAACCATGACCTACCGACAGCTTTGGATGAAGCACATACATTGGTTGCTGATTTTATAACAAAGGGCTGCGAATAA
- a CDS encoding YicC/YloC family endoribonuclease: protein MIQSMTGYGKEVVQLPSKTITIEIKSLNSKSLDLNTRVPSAYRDKELDIRDLLAKSLERGKIDFMLNIETSGTETSTQLNEAIVKQYIEQLANVVNGDPVELLKMAVRMPDALKTEREEVDDKEYKAIIKGVEKALKAINKYRTDEGKVLEKDFLARTQTISKLLAQVIVMDPERISGVKERLRKAISDLKEKVDENRFEQELIYYLEKYDITEEVVRLKNHLDYFEKSLKSHDSNGKKLGFITQEIGREINTIGSKANYAPMQQVVVQMKDELEKIKEQALNVL from the coding sequence ATGATCCAATCCATGACCGGTTACGGTAAAGAAGTTGTTCAACTACCATCCAAAACCATTACCATTGAAATAAAATCACTCAACAGCAAATCGCTCGATCTTAATACCAGAGTGCCTTCCGCTTATAGGGATAAAGAACTTGATATTCGCGATTTGCTCGCCAAATCCTTGGAACGGGGAAAAATAGATTTCATGCTCAATATTGAGACTTCTGGTACAGAAACTTCCACACAGCTAAATGAGGCCATTGTAAAACAATATATAGAACAATTGGCAAACGTAGTAAATGGCGACCCCGTTGAACTGTTGAAAATGGCAGTTCGAATGCCAGATGCTTTAAAAACCGAGCGCGAAGAAGTGGACGATAAGGAATATAAAGCTATTATAAAAGGTGTTGAGAAAGCTTTAAAAGCTATCAACAAATATAGAACCGACGAAGGCAAAGTCTTGGAAAAGGATTTTCTGGCCCGCACCCAAACTATTTCAAAATTACTCGCGCAAGTTATAGTTATGGATCCTGAGCGAATTTCCGGAGTTAAGGAACGTCTTAGAAAGGCTATTTCCGATTTGAAAGAGAAAGTAGATGAAAATCGATTTGAACAGGAATTGATCTATTATCTAGAAAAGTATGATATTACAGAAGAAGTGGTCCGCTTGAAAAATCACCTTGATTATTTCGAGAAATCCTTAAAATCGCATGATTCCAACGGGAAAAAATTGGGATTTATAACCCAGGAAATTGGCAGGGAGATCAATACCATTGGAAGCAAGGCAAATTATGCCCCAATGCAACAAGTAGTGGTCCAAATGAAAGACGAACTGGAAAAGATAAAGGAACAAGCCCTTAATGTCCTTTAG
- a CDS encoding YheT family hydrolase — MPLIQSSYKPKYLFRNGHFSTIYSSKLRPSPQLDQERERLYLEDRDFLDIDWSFSKKRSHKIAIVLHGLEGNAQRTYIKGQAKVLVENNWDVAAVNFRGCSGEPNLLYSSYNAGKTDDLEAIIDLILKKNKYDEIALVGFSLGGNLLLKYLGERDSFPKEIKRAVAISTPLDLKGSLESLDKVSNWLYQKSFLINLRKKYRSKMKIFPEKMTLSEYETITSLLQFDNVYTAPAHGFKDAYDYYKKNSSLQFLPNIKIPSYILNAENSSFLSSECYPQELAKKMNNIHLEIPKYGGHVGFHKTNELYYSEARTIEFLNSK; from the coding sequence ATGCCTTTAATTCAAAGTTCTTATAAACCTAAATATTTATTCCGGAATGGACATTTTTCTACTATCTATTCTTCAAAGTTAAGGCCATCCCCGCAATTGGATCAAGAACGGGAACGACTGTATTTAGAGGATAGAGATTTTCTGGATATCGATTGGTCCTTTTCCAAAAAACGCTCCCATAAAATTGCGATAGTTCTTCATGGATTGGAAGGAAATGCGCAACGTACTTATATCAAGGGTCAAGCTAAAGTTTTAGTGGAAAATAATTGGGATGTAGCCGCGGTCAATTTTCGCGGATGTAGCGGCGAGCCAAATCTTTTGTATTCCTCCTACAACGCGGGTAAAACAGATGATTTGGAAGCTATAATCGATTTAATTCTCAAAAAAAATAAATACGATGAAATTGCCTTGGTAGGATTTAGCTTGGGAGGAAATTTACTCCTGAAGTATTTAGGAGAGCGAGACTCATTTCCGAAGGAAATAAAGCGGGCGGTAGCCATCTCAACACCTCTCGATTTAAAGGGTTCTTTGGAATCTCTGGATAAAGTTTCAAATTGGTTATACCAAAAATCATTTTTGATTAATCTTCGGAAAAAATACAGATCCAAAATGAAGATTTTTCCTGAAAAAATGACTCTTTCTGAATATGAAACGATCACTTCTCTTTTGCAATTTGACAATGTTTACACCGCTCCTGCCCACGGATTTAAGGATGCTTACGATTATTATAAAAAGAATAGCAGTTTACAATTTCTCCCAAATATTAAAATTCCCAGTTATATTTTAAATGCTGAAAATTCTAGTTTTCTTTCATCTGAATGCTATCCTCAGGAGTTGGCTAAAAAAATGAATAATATCCATCTTGAAATTCCCAAATATGGAGGTCATGTGGGTTTTCATAAAACGAATGAATTATATTATAGCGAAGCAAGAACCATAGAATTCTTAAATTCAAAATAA
- a CDS encoding acyl-CoA thioesterase: MYTKQFEIRWSDVDANRHLRNSAYIDYMSHTRMSFLMENGLDQKHLVDFNLGPVAFSEKMYYFREVFPGKPVRVSLQLKGISEDGMYFAFLHNFYDYKGRNFARCIMMGGWIDLESRKLTGLPQELLDKFNVFDKADDFKIISKEDTRKSGMRPKDLDVN, from the coding sequence ATGTACACCAAACAATTTGAAATCCGTTGGAGTGATGTAGATGCCAACCGCCATCTTAGAAACAGTGCCTATATCGATTATATGAGCCATACCCGTATGAGTTTTTTAATGGAAAATGGGTTAGATCAAAAGCATTTGGTCGATTTTAACTTAGGTCCTGTTGCCTTCTCAGAGAAGATGTATTATTTTCGAGAAGTCTTTCCCGGAAAGCCCGTTCGTGTATCCCTGCAGTTAAAGGGCATCTCGGAAGATGGAATGTATTTTGCCTTTCTCCATAATTTCTACGATTATAAAGGAAGAAATTTTGCACGTTGCATAATGATGGGCGGGTGGATTGATCTGGAAAGTCGAAAGTTGACAGGACTTCCTCAAGAACTTTTGGATAAATTCAACGTATTTGACAAAGCGGACGATTTTAAGATTATTTCTAAAGAGGATACCCGAAAATCGGGGATGCGCCCAAAAGATTTGGATGTAAACTAA
- a CDS encoding DMT family transporter, protein MDKRFIALLAATATETIYGINHTVAKGLMPHVIQPFGFIVLRVGGAAILFWILSLFTKAEKIERNDWFRILACAVFGMVLNMLMFFKGLSLSTPINSAVSMTITPILLLLLTALILRERITWIKTFGIFFGLSGALALILFQEKTQINAPNIPLGNLLFVLNAISYSFYLILVKPLVAKYRAITLLKFFFLIAFCINLPIGYSEVMQVEWSKLTFSEFGQIGFVVVATTFFTYLFNIFALKQLSPSTVGVFIYLQPLVATTFAILVGADTLNALRIGAACLIFAGVFLSTRKPRNVGIQTKI, encoded by the coding sequence ATGGATAAGCGGTTTATTGCGCTTCTTGCAGCCACGGCCACGGAAACCATTTATGGCATTAACCATACGGTGGCCAAAGGCTTAATGCCGCACGTAATTCAGCCTTTCGGTTTTATCGTTTTACGGGTTGGAGGAGCCGCAATACTCTTTTGGATCCTTAGTCTATTTACAAAAGCTGAAAAAATTGAGCGGAACGATTGGTTCCGGATTTTAGCCTGTGCAGTTTTTGGGATGGTACTTAATATGTTGATGTTTTTTAAAGGCTTAAGTTTATCTACTCCAATCAACAGTGCGGTCTCCATGACCATCACGCCAATTCTATTACTCCTTTTAACGGCATTGATCCTAAGAGAACGCATTACTTGGATTAAAACATTTGGAATTTTTTTCGGACTTTCTGGAGCCCTGGCGCTTATTCTCTTTCAGGAAAAGACCCAGATTAACGCACCCAATATTCCTTTAGGAAACTTATTGTTTGTTTTGAATGCCATTTCTTATTCTTTCTATTTAATTTTGGTAAAACCCTTAGTTGCCAAATACAGAGCAATTACACTTCTTAAGTTTTTCTTCTTAATCGCATTTTGTATAAACCTTCCTATCGGATATTCTGAAGTAATGCAAGTGGAATGGTCGAAACTTACATTTTCAGAATTTGGACAAATAGGTTTTGTGGTTGTAGCAACCACATTTTTCACCTATTTGTTTAACATCTTCGCGTTAAAACAATTAAGTCCATCCACTGTTGGAGTTTTTATCTATTTGCAACCTCTAGTGGCAACAACCTTTGCAATTTTAGTTGGAGCAGATACTTTGAACGCGCTTCGAATTGGCGCGGCTTGCCTAATATTTGCAGGAGTATTCCTTTCGACCAGAAAACCAAGAAATGTCGGAATACAGACCAAAATTTAG
- a CDS encoding arsenate reductase family protein, with product MQTVYYLSTCDTCKRVMQEVEIPSTFIKKDIKENKITPEELEKLMNLAGDYESLFSRRAKLYKERNLKDKNLSEEDFKNLILEHYTFLKRPIIVNNGKIFIGSSPKTVDAAKSSIHK from the coding sequence ATGCAAACAGTATATTACTTATCCACTTGTGACACCTGCAAGCGCGTAATGCAAGAAGTTGAAATTCCTTCCACGTTTATAAAAAAGGACATCAAAGAGAATAAGATTACCCCCGAAGAACTTGAAAAGCTTATGAATCTTGCTGGCGATTATGAATCCCTTTTTAGCAGAAGAGCAAAACTGTATAAAGAACGCAATCTAAAGGATAAAAATTTATCTGAGGAAGATTTTAAAAACCTAATCCTTGAACATTATACCTTCCTCAAACGTCCTATTATCGTAAATAATGGGAAAATCTTTATAGGAAGTAGCCCAAAAACCGTGGACGCTGCTAAAAGTTCTATCCATAAATAA
- a CDS encoding DUF3298 and DUF4163 domain-containing protein, with product MNNKIITLILIGLLVTACNKEKSIQLNAESLTEGDLKICNNAKCPEVTINYLKASGNGNVAEKINEKITSFIISSLSMAEDEKEKAKTIEEAATTFIESFNADRARFPDMAADYFAEISVNEIYNSPKHICLELRQYLYTGGAHGYGTTSFLNIDPDSGEELTANELFKNKKGFTVFAEKKFREQQKIAQDESINDPGFWFENDSFHLPNTVGFTQDSLIFVYNQYDIASYAEGPIELKISLKEAKPYLKIIED from the coding sequence ATGAACAACAAAATTATAACCCTGATCTTGATAGGATTGCTGGTAACGGCATGTAATAAGGAAAAAAGCATTCAACTTAACGCTGAAAGTCTAACTGAAGGCGATTTGAAAATCTGCAATAATGCCAAGTGCCCGGAAGTTACTATTAACTATTTAAAAGCCTCTGGAAATGGAAACGTAGCCGAGAAAATAAATGAAAAAATAACCAGTTTCATTATTTCTTCCCTGTCCATGGCGGAAGATGAAAAAGAGAAAGCTAAAACCATTGAGGAAGCAGCAACTACTTTTATCGAATCCTTTAATGCTGATAGAGCCCGTTTTCCAGATATGGCCGCAGATTATTTCGCAGAAATTTCCGTGAATGAAATCTACAATTCCCCCAAACATATATGCCTAGAACTGCGCCAATATTTATATACTGGCGGAGCTCACGGCTATGGGACAACTTCATTCTTAAACATAGACCCCGATTCTGGAGAAGAACTTACCGCCAACGAATTGTTTAAAAATAAAAAGGGTTTTACGGTTTTCGCGGAAAAGAAATTTCGAGAGCAGCAAAAAATAGCTCAAGATGAATCCATTAATGATCCTGGATTCTGGTTTGAAAACGACTCCTTCCATCTTCCAAACACCGTGGGATTTACACAGGATAGTCTTATTTTTGTTTACAACCAATACGATATTGCGAGCTATGCCGAGGGGCCCATCGAACTCAAGATATCGCTAAAAGAAGCAAAACCTTATCTGAAAATCATTGAAGATTAA
- a CDS encoding cystathionine gamma-synthase, with product MKFNTKVIHGGQEKVDPAYGAVMQPIYQTTTYSQTAPGSNNGFEYSRTGNPTRDALERAFASLENGNFGLAFGSGMAAIDAVMKLLRPGDEVISTNDLYGGTYRLFKRIFEGFGIKFHFIGMGKMDEVETYINNKTKLIWVETPTNPMMNIIDLKSMALSANKHHVLLAVDNTFASPYLQQPLDLGADIVMHSATKYLGGHSDVVMGALVVKDKELAEKLYFIQNSSGAICGPQDCFLVLRGLKTLHVRMQRHCENARAIAEYLSNHPKIQKVYWPGFRNHPNHAIAKEQMKDFGGMISFVPKMSTVEEAIRIVQNLRIFTLAESLGGVESLAGHPATMTHASIPKKEREKLGIVDSLIRLSVGIEDVEDLIADLKQALG from the coding sequence ATGAAATTTAATACTAAAGTAATACACGGAGGTCAAGAAAAGGTAGATCCAGCCTATGGCGCTGTAATGCAACCAATTTACCAAACCACAACTTATTCCCAAACAGCACCGGGGTCCAATAATGGTTTTGAATATTCCCGGACCGGAAATCCAACACGTGACGCTTTGGAAAGAGCTTTTGCCAGTCTTGAAAACGGTAATTTTGGCCTTGCTTTTGGAAGCGGAATGGCTGCGATTGATGCAGTGATGAAACTTTTGAGGCCAGGTGATGAAGTAATTTCTACCAATGATCTTTATGGAGGCACTTATCGACTTTTTAAGAGGATTTTTGAAGGCTTTGGTATCAAGTTTCACTTTATAGGGATGGGAAAAATGGATGAAGTTGAGACTTACATAAATAATAAAACCAAGCTGATTTGGGTAGAAACGCCGACCAATCCTATGATGAACATCATCGATTTAAAATCGATGGCACTTAGTGCAAACAAACATCACGTTCTTTTGGCGGTGGATAATACCTTTGCTTCGCCATACTTACAACAACCACTAGATTTGGGGGCAGATATTGTAATGCACAGTGCAACAAAATATTTGGGAGGCCACAGTGATGTGGTAATGGGTGCCTTGGTAGTTAAGGACAAAGAACTCGCAGAGAAACTTTATTTTATACAAAATTCCAGTGGCGCCATCTGTGGTCCACAAGATTGTTTTCTGGTTTTGCGAGGACTAAAGACTCTTCATGTTAGGATGCAACGTCATTGCGAAAACGCAAGGGCAATTGCAGAATATTTGTCCAATCATCCTAAAATTCAGAAAGTTTATTGGCCTGGTTTTAGAAATCATCCTAACCATGCGATAGCCAAGGAACAAATGAAGGATTTTGGTGGAATGATTTCCTTTGTTCCAAAAATGAGTACTGTGGAAGAAGCAATACGGATTGTTCAAAATCTGCGCATATTCACTTTGGCTGAAAGTTTAGGAGGCGTGGAAAGTCTTGCTGGGCATCCAGCGACAATGACTCATGCGAGTATTCCAAAGAAGGAACGGGAAAAACTGGGAATTGTAGATTCTTTGATCCGATTGAGTGTGGGAATCGAAGACGTGGAGGATTTGATTGCAGACCTAAAACAGGCATTGGGATAA
- a CDS encoding THC0290_0291 family protein, with translation MNTRILLVVFLILVFGGKQKAIAQFGFSQEIGVITGPVVFYSDFGQRNNFETNTKNVGFGVGLVHYLNFSYRADCNCYTSDTYFNDHFKVRNELNYHKTNFEHYGEWVRPEKTSLMAKQLRAMSGSTTVIELGSQLEYFPFSIRDFAAGGYKIAPFVSFGVHWVNFDPEVTSSRGKLNSPYSTPLKYMNAFQQDPGSTWAVLGSVGIRYKLNSSSDLMLDSRWIYYFSDYMDGLNPSLENNGTRPVPENKANDWVYWLNLGYIFYLN, from the coding sequence ATGAATACCAGAATACTGCTAGTGGTGTTTTTAATATTAGTCTTTGGAGGAAAACAGAAAGCCATTGCTCAATTCGGCTTTTCTCAAGAAATAGGTGTAATCACCGGACCGGTAGTGTTTTATTCCGATTTCGGGCAGCGAAACAATTTTGAAACCAATACAAAAAATGTTGGATTTGGAGTTGGGCTTGTTCATTATTTGAACTTTTCATATAGAGCAGATTGTAATTGCTACACTAGCGATACTTATTTTAACGATCACTTTAAGGTGCGCAATGAACTTAATTACCATAAAACAAACTTTGAACATTATGGAGAATGGGTAAGACCAGAAAAAACCTCACTAATGGCCAAGCAGTTGCGGGCAATGAGCGGTTCCACAACAGTTATTGAGCTAGGTTCGCAGTTAGAATATTTCCCCTTTAGCATTCGGGATTTTGCTGCCGGTGGATATAAAATTGCACCTTTTGTAAGCTTTGGTGTCCACTGGGTAAATTTCGATCCGGAAGTTACTTCTTCTCGTGGCAAGTTAAATAGTCCCTATTCTACCCCATTGAAATATATGAATGCCTTTCAACAAGATCCCGGTTCAACCTGGGCAGTTCTCGGCAGTGTGGGTATTCGATATAAACTCAATTCCTCTAGCGATTTGATGCTTGACAGCCGTTGGATCTATTATTTCTCGGATTATATGGATGGACTTAACCCAAGTCTTGAAAATAATGGAACAAGGCCAGTACCGGAGAACAAGGCAAACGATTGGGTTTATTGGTTAAATCTTGGTTATATATTTTACCTGAATTAG